The region GGTCGAGACACCTGCATTTCAGGGTTCGGAACTCAGGAGTGGTTTCAGCGCTTGTCGATCCCCGCTGTCGGTGTCTCAGCAACGCGTCGCTCTTAACTAAAAATATCCCAGTCTGGACCTGCGTTACTCTACCTTACGTCTACTGCGTCACAGTTATATGAACCCCGGCTGTTCTCCTGCGCGAGCGCTTCAGGGTCTTCTAACTGACTTCCAACCATTTATtattcttccttcttccgGGAGAGTGCCACCTCCACCCATCTCAAATGTCGCAATCCCATCATGTGGTGCTCATCCCTTCTTGCAGTAACGGCATTGCTTAACCACGTTTATGCATCTCAGTCTGCGGAGCCCACGGGCGAATGGCCTACCCAGATATACCGTTCGACCTCTGTCTTTGGGACTTCTGTATATTTTGCCCGTGGTACTGAACACTGCCATGACGGCCTATACACATTGCTAGCGCCTCGTGGAGAGGGCGTCCCAGCACGCGGTCCAACAATCCTCGACCAGAATGGAAATCTAGTGTGGGCCAGTGAGTATGTTTACGACACAGTGTATAATTTAGATGTCCAGAAATACAAGGGCGACGACTACCTTACTTTCTGGACGGGATATGATAAGGTCGATGGACATGGCGATGGCACAGTACGCATGGTATGATTTTTGTCCATCCCTTGATTCTTCCCAATACTGAGGTAACACAGCTCGATTCGCAATACAATGAACGCTATACCATCAATGGTCCAAAGGGCCAATCTATCGACATGCATGAATTCAAAATTACCCATGATGACACAGCGCTTTTTATTGTCTATGATACTGTCTCAGTTGATCTGCAATCGGTTAATGGACCCTATAagggctggatctgggacaGTCGGTTTGTAGAAGTTGACATTGAGACAAACGATGTGTTGTTTGAGTGGCGCGCATCGGAGCATTTCAGTTTTACCGACGTCAATACAAAAATCACAAACAGCACAGGCTGGACGTTCGCCCATGCCTGGGACTTCTTCCACCTTCACAGCGTTGAGAAAGACACTAGGGGCAATTACCTCATTTCAGCCCTTCACACTGACCATCTCACATACCTTGATGGTCGCTCGGGCGATATAATCTGGCGGCTCGGCGGGAACCATACCGATTTTCAAGATATCTCTTCGGGAAAGAGAGCCTCGAACTTCGCATCGCCAAACGACGCCCGTTTCCACGATGACGGGAATACAATCACGCTATTCGACAACACGACCCCAGGCGACAAAATCAACCGAGGCGTTATCCTCAATGTAGACCAGATAAAAATGACGGTCGATGTCCGCTCCGAGTTCCGCGCTTACACACATGATGGAGTCACTCCTGAATCACACCCTCAATCAGATGGCTCCGTCCAGCTCTTACCAAATGGAAATGTCCTTGTTTCCTACGGCCTCAACGCCCCGGCCTGGACCGAATACAGTGATCTAGGAATTCCCAAGTGCCAGACCCAATTCGGTTCTTTATCTAGTTATGGGACGGGCAACCCGGCGTCTTATCGAGTCAAGAAGCGCCCCTGGACAGGGCTTCCGGATAGCACCCCGGATTTTGAACTTGATGGCTACGAAGCGGCTATTAGCTGGAATGGGGCCACCGAGGTCCATCAGTGGGTTGTTGAGGGTGCAGAGGTTCCATTGCCTAGGTCCAACTCGCGTTCCGATGAAAGTGACCCGCAAGCGGTGTCTGACACCTATTTCTCGGCCAtcaccaaggtcgagaaaAACGGATTTGAAActatcatcaccatcccatTCGATGCTGTCCAACCTTACGTTCGTGTCCGCGCACTCGACAAGAAAGGTTTAATCATTGGCACATCCGCTATCCTCCCATTCCACCCGACTCCCACCGATGAAAACCCGCCTCCCGAGGTGCCTCCGAGTGAATCAAAAGCGGGCTTTTCACTCGGGCACTTCTTCGCGGGAGCTGGCGCTACAATCGGAgtcctcctctgcctctccctcttccgcCGCTATTGCGGTGCAGCTTGCCTCCGGAGTTGTCGACGGATTCGGCTCAGACGCTACGGATACCTGCTCGCTGGCAGACGGGGATCTGAAAGCAACTGGGAGGAGTATGTTGCAAACGAAGAACAGGAGGTCGGCTTACATCTTGTTAGCGATACAGAAAGTGATGATAGTGATGAAGTGGAGGTTTCCGAGCTAGATAACCCGCGGTTGTCCCCTGCCATCAATCGGACGCCGAGTTGGCAGAGTACGATGGATAGTCTCGACAGCGGCAGGCCGATGTGGGATAGGACTCCGAGTGCGCTCAGTTCTGAGGGGTCAAGGGAAAAGCAGTCGTGATGTTTTTCCATACGATGTATAAAATTGGAAATTTAGTTTGTCAGTTTGGATAGGATACAATACTATTTTGAAATTGTCTTATCACAGTTCTACAATAACCATATTTATCTGTATCTAACCGCGTATTATTTTGAACCGGCCCTGCCTTGCGTGGCGAGAGCTACTTACCATGCCGCTCTTCCATATTCTGTTATCGCAGAGTCCTGATCTCCACGCTTGTGATCCTTTTGCGTTTCAAGTAAAGTCGTGATTGGCGACGACGGGCGGGACCGCAGGCTGTGACGTCATGTCTTGGAGCTTTCCCCAGACATCGACCAGCGTCACCAGTCACTGTCGCCCTGGAAAGTTCTCAGAAACCCAATTCTACAATGTAAACAGGGCAGAAGGCTGCtgagagctggagtcgaCTTCTTCTGTGGCTCTGGAGCCCGAACACTAGCTTTGTAGCAATCTTAATCTATTTTCTCACATCACCCAGACATTAAATCCAGCAGCACGTCAAACCAGTTTGCAACGAGTTGCGGATAAGCCATTAATGCAGGCCGATGATCAACAGGTCGGGTGATCTCGCAATTAGCCAATTTGAGAGCTCCGAAGAGGGGTCGTTCTGCTATTCCCTGGAGGGTATCGTCACTGAGCCATAACAACCAGGGTGCAGTCCGTGCAACCGCCGTCTGCCGCTGCAATAGTTACCGTCAAGCCTGCTCACTCATTTCTTCTCCCCAAAACTTCTTCAGTCTTCCTCAGAATTCTACCGAATAATTTCTCAGGTAGgaattaataagatagagACCATCTCCTCTGCTAATTTCCGACAGCAAATTCATCCCGGTGTCCAAGTTCAGAGTTACTGAGCCTGGACAGCTCGGTTTCCCCGCCACCCGGATTCGACCATCCCCCACACTCGGAcctctttcttccaggcACACCGGGGCCCTTTGAAACCACGACTGGTTTTTCGCTCAAAGAGACCGTTGCCCTTGAATTTTCTTTCCTTATTATCCCTCCCCTCAAGTTTTCTGGCTTCATTGCCTCTTAGCGGCTTTCTATCCCCTTGCCGTTTTCGGAAACCCTGTCGCAATGGCCGGTGAGGAGAACGATCAGGATCCCCCAAAGCGCGATGTGCGCAACCACATGCTCTTCGAGATCGCGACTGAGGTTGCCAATCGCGTCGGGGGCATTTATTCGGTGCTGAAGTCTAAAGCGCCCGTCACCACCGCTGAGTATGGCGATCGCTACACCTTGATCGGCCCGTTGAATCGAGCTTCTGCGGCCGTGGAGGTCGAGGAGCTCACCCCGTCAAGCCCTGCAATGAGCGAGACGATGAATACCATGAAGGAGCGCGGCATTGAAATGGTCTACGGTCGCTGGCTTATTGAGGGCGCCCCCCGCGTGCTCCTCATTGATACGGGTACAGGGTACAAATACTTGGACGAGTGGAAAGGGGACCTGTGGAATACTGCTGGGATCCCCTCACCGGCGTCGGACCATGAGACGAATGAGACGATTGTCTTTGGATACTTGGTGGCTTGGTTCTTGGGCGAGGTACGTAGTCTCCACAAACTGGTTTCGCCTTCGCTGCTAACCTGAAGCAGTACATCGCGCATGAACGCCGTCGTGCTGTTGTTGCCCACTTCCACGAGTGGCTTGCAGGTGTGGCCCTCCCACTGACAAAGAAAAGACACATGGACTTGACGACTATCTTCACGACCCATGCGACGCTGCTTGGACGGTACCTCTGTGCGGGCTCGGTTGATTTTTACAATAACCTGCAGTACTTTGATGTTGACTCAGAGGCTGGTAAACGCGGAATCTACCATCGATATTGTATAGAGCGAGCCGCTGCGCACTCGGCGGACGTTTTCACTACAGTCTCTCATATAACGGCGTTTGAGAGCGAGCATCTCCTCAAGCGGAAGCCAGACGGAGTGCTGCCTAACGGACTGAATGTTAAGAAGTTCTCTGCAGTCCATGAGTTCCAGAACCTGCACTCTCAGTcaaaggagaagatcaacgAGTTTGTTCGAGGTCATTTCTATGGGCATAACGACTTTGACCTGGACAACACTCTTTACGTATTCACCTCTGGTCGATACGAATTCCGCAACAAGGGCGTTGACATGTTTATTGAAGGAATGGCGCGTCTTAATCACCGGCTCAAGGAGAACGGGTCAAAGACCACCGTTGTAGCATTCATCATCATGCCCGCGCAGGTTTCATCGCTCACAGTGGAGTCACTAAAAGGTCAAGCAGTGGTCAAGTCGCTACGAGACACGATCGAGAATATTGAACAAGGCATTGGAAAGCGCATGTATGAGCGATGCCTGTCCTGGAAGGAAGGCGACAACATGCCGGATGAGAAAGACCTAATCACCAGTCAAGATCGCGTCCTTCTCCGACGTAGACTGTTTGCCATGAAACGGCATGCTCTCCCCCCTGTTGTCACGCATAACATGGCGAATGACCACGAGGATCCGATCCTCAACCAGATCCGCCGTGTGCAGCTATTCAATCAGTCTTCTGACCGTGTCAAGATTGTCTTCCATCCGGAGTTCCTCAACTCTTCTAACCCAGTGCTGCCTCTAGACTACGATGACTTTGTTCGCGGGACTCACCTTGGCGTGTTCCCCTCGTACTATGAACCCTGGGGATATACCCCTGCGGAATGTACTGTCATGGGAGTACCCAGCATTACAACTAACCTATCAGGATTTGGTTGTTACATGGAGGAGCTGATTGAGAACTCCTCGGACTACGGCATCTACATTGTGGACCGCCGGATGAAGGGCGTGGACGACTCAGTCAATCAGCTGGCTGATTTTATGTATAACTTTACTCTCAAGAGTCGACGACAACGCATTAACCAGCGTAACCGTACGGAACGACTCAGCGACCTTTTGGACTGGAAGCGGATGGGTTTGGAATACGTCAAGGCCCGTCAGTTGGCTCTCCGGAGAGGTATTCATCTACAACCCAGTTAGTTATCATATTTGTACTGACCATCACGCAGCGTATCCATCGTCTTTTGAAACATCGGAAGACTACTTCGACATTATCGGCGGGACAGAGCAGAAGATATCGCGGCCTCTGTCAGTTCCGGGCTCGCCAAGGGACCGCTCCGGAATGATGACGCCCGGTGATTTTGCGTCGCTGCAGGAAGTCAAGGAGGGCCTTTCGACGGAAGACTACGTTGCATGGCGACTCCCGTAAGTCTCAAGTCTCTAAATATTCAAGAGAAACCGTTGGCTAACCCGATGACTCACTCAGAAcaagcgaggaagaagacccgGATGACAACTTTTTCCCTCTCACCCTGCGGGCGAAGAAATCGGACCGAGCGTCTTCACCTCTGGACCGGATATCTATAAATGGAGGGCAATCACCGAGCTAGAATGGCTGACTGTTCTCATTTCTCTGTCCATGCATTTGTCTGTGAGCATATTCTGTGATTTTCCTGGCTGTTGATTTTGCCTTTCGAACGGGATCTCCCGCATGCATATTTGTACATTTGTTTATTCTTTGCTACTgctatattatttaattgTTTGTTTATTTTCACTGGCTTCCACACTGTAGTCCCAGTCTTCACAATCCACGTATGGATGCTGGAATTCAAATACTGCAATGGGACTGGAGATGCTTTGGTCCGTAGATACAGTCATGGATAGCCGGATCGCGGTGGTCCGGCGGGTCTCTGCCAGGATAACTGACAAACCCTGAGAGTTTATTCCAATAGGATGCGGTGGATATTTTCGTAGTGGTCCCTTGTGGTTCCGGTGAGGATGGGCTTATGAAGTCAGTGGTGGGGGGTGTCTGCGTGTCACCGCGGGGTATTTATTGCTtcccctcccttctctcgactttttcctttctacactcatccatctcccatccatcaatTTATCAACTATTTTTTACCATTTTCATCAACACCCATACGGTACGGTAGCCACAATGTTACCGAGTGATCAATTCAATCACCGGGCCTCTTCGCTATGGGTTCAGACGGGTCAAGGTATCGTACAGAAATCACCTCAACAGTCACTGCAATCCGCATGACAGGTGTTCGTCCGGGGCTTGCACTTGCACTTGTGCAGCGTGCAAGACCCGGTCGTTCTGAGATTACACTGTCAAAACTTGATCTAGATAATACTAGCGAAAGGACATGCGTTGCATTGATTGCTCCCCTTCTCGttgaaaagaggaagagagccTCGTCTCTCATGCTGACAACTTCCAGTATCAGTCGTTTGACCTGATAAACTTGTGCCAAGATGTCTACTGATAAGATTACTTTCTTGACCAACTGGTACATAACTCTAACTTTGATTTCATGTTTGGTTCTCACGTGGGGAAAGCGTGCTAAGGTGGCTGTCTGTAGGCACGCGACCCCGTACCATGCCCCCTTGTACCTTGCCCAGAGCAAGGGATTCTTCGCCGAGCAAGGTCTCAAGGTTGCTCTGCTAGAGCCTAATGATCCTTCCGATGTCACTGAGATTATCGGCAGTGGCAAGGTGGACATGGGCTTCAAGGCCATGATCCACACCCTGGCTGTACGGTCCTCTTATTAATATGCGTGTGTGCTTTTGACTAATATGGTTACAGGCCAAGGCTCGCAACTTCCCAGTGACCTCGATTGGCTCTCTGCTCGACGAGCCTTTCACTGGTGTTGTTTACCTCAAGGACAGCGGAATCACCGAGGACTTCCGCTCTCTGAAGGGTAAGAAAATCGGCTATGTCGGAGAGTTCGGAAAGGTATGCACTGCTTCTAGCATTGCCAAGCTAGtgctaataatatagatcCAAATCGACGAACTCACCAAATACTACGGCATGACCGCGGACGACTACACTGCCGTCCGCTGCGGCATGAACGTCACCAAGGCCATCATCAACGGTACCATCGACGCCGGCATTGGCCTCGAGAACGTCCAGATGGTCGAGCTGGCCGAGTGGCTCGCAACGCAGAACCGCCCCCGCACTGACGTCCAAATGCTCCGCATCGACCAGCTCGCGGAgctcggctgctgctgtttctgctCGATCCTGTACATTGCCAACGACGCGTTCCTGGAAGCCAACCCTGAAAAGGTCACCAAGTTCATGAACGCCGTCAAGCGCGCAACCGAGTACGTTCTCGCCGAGCCCGCAAAGGCATACGAGGAGTACGTCGATATGAAGCCGATCATGGGATCCCCCGTGAACCGCAAGATCTTCGAGCGCTCCTTCGCCTACTTCAGCCGTGACCTGAAGAACGTCCAGCGCGACTGGAACAAGGTTACCAACTACGGCAAGCGTCTGGGTATCTTGGATGCGCAGTTCGTCTCCAACTACACCAACAAGTACCTCTCTTGGACGCTGGACGGGGACTCCGCTGATCCCCTCGGTGATCAGAAGCGTATggtgaagctgcaggagcaGGTTGCTTCCGAGGGTGGATTCCACCGTTTGGAGGTGGCTGCTTAGACTGTCAGTTTTTTAAACTGACATAGTTGTTTGGAGGCTTGGAGCTCAAGGGTATAACTAAGCCCACGAGTGGTCATTGATCAGCTTATCCTAGTCACTCTTTATCAATGAAACAGATGACAGTGGCATTATAACTTGTATATGCACGTAGGGCTTGTTTTCCCATACGTATACAGTAGTTCGAATCCTTGTGACTGCTCGCCAGTGGTTCTAATTAGGCAACCACGGTATAGAGTGGGAGCGTTTAAATTCACACCCCtcatttcttttgtttttttatctaattctacaCCAGAATACGATCATATCGAGGCCACAACCGTACAACACTCAACACGGGCAGCTCTTGGCGATCCTGGCACTTAACTCGGATTAGGTTGCTGCTCAACCTGATCACGACCTCGTATTACCAATGAACCCAACGCGGAAACCAGCCCCCAACCGCAAGGTGGCCAGATGAAAGGCATCAGGATTCTCAAAAGCTAAATAACCTCGATAATGACGCTGTGACCATTACTCTAGTGTTATCCATAACGATCTACGACCATAATGGccacctccctcccctccctcccaacAGAGCTACTCCTCATTATCTTCGACCACCTCCCACCCGCAACAAAACACACCTTCTCTCTCACCTGCCGCCGCCTAAACTACATCCTTGTACCACTATGCCCATCAATATCCATATTCCCAGATACCCAATATGCCCTCCGCGCGGCTCTCGCCCGCGACGGCATCCCTTTCACCACCTACGCTTACTGCAGCGGCTGCGAAACCGTGCACAGTCACAAATTCTTCACTGCAGACCAACTACAGCTCTCTCCAACAGCCCGCGTCTGCTCAGCAGCCCAAACAAATCTCTTCATCGACCCGACAACATCATACAGCTTCAACCACGTCA is a window of Aspergillus puulaauensis MK2 DNA, chromosome 4, nearly complete sequence DNA encoding:
- a CDS encoding uncharacterized protein (COG:S;~EggNog:ENOG410PHWY;~InterPro:IPR039535,IPR011047;~PFAM:PF14269;~SECRETED:SignalP(1-18);~TransMembrane:1 (n3-13c18/19o537-557i)) yields the protein MWCSSLLAVTALLNHVYASQSAEPTGEWPTQIYRSTSVFGTSVYFARGTEHCHDGLYTLLAPRGEGVPARGPTILDQNGNLVWASEYVYDTVYNLDVQKYKGDDYLTFWTGYDKVDGHGDGTVRMLDSQYNERYTINGPKGQSIDMHEFKITHDDTALFIVYDTVSVDLQSVNGPYKGWIWDSRFVEVDIETNDVLFEWRASEHFSFTDVNTKITNSTGWTFAHAWDFFHLHSVEKDTRGNYLISALHTDHLTYLDGRSGDIIWRLGGNHTDFQDISSGKRASNFASPNDARFHDDGNTITLFDNTTPGDKINRGVILNVDQIKMTVDVRSEFRAYTHDGVTPESHPQSDGSVQLLPNGNVLVSYGLNAPAWTEYSDLGIPKCQTQFGSLSSYGTGNPASYRVKKRPWTGLPDSTPDFELDGYEAAISWNGATEVHQWVVEGAEVPLPRSNSRSDESDPQAVSDTYFSAITKVEKNGFETIITIPFDAVQPYVRVRALDKKGLIIGTSAILPFHPTPTDENPPPEVPPSESKAGFSLGHFFAGAGATIGVLLCLSLFRRYCGAACLRSCRRIRLRRYGYLLAGRRGSESNWEEYVANEEQEVGLHLVSDTESDDSDEVEVSELDNPRLSPAINRTPSWQSTMDSLDSGRPMWDRTPSALSSEGSREKQS
- the GSY1 gene encoding glycogen [starch] synthase (CAZy:GT3;~COG:G;~EggNog:ENOG410PJA3;~InterPro:IPR008631;~PFAM:PF05693;~go_function: GO:0004373 - glycogen (starch) synthase activity [Evidence IEA];~go_process: GO:0005978 - glycogen biosynthetic process [Evidence IEA]) — its product is MAGEENDQDPPKRDVRNHMLFEIATEVANRVGGIYSVLKSKAPVTTAEYGDRYTLIGPLNRASAAVEVEELTPSSPAMSETMNTMKERGIEMVYGRWLIEGAPRVLLIDTGTGYKYLDEWKGDLWNTAGIPSPASDHETNETIVFGYLVAWFLGEYIAHERRRAVVAHFHEWLAGVALPLTKKRHMDLTTIFTTHATLLGRYLCAGSVDFYNNLQYFDVDSEAGKRGIYHRYCIERAAAHSADVFTTVSHITAFESEHLLKRKPDGVLPNGLNVKKFSAVHEFQNLHSQSKEKINEFVRGHFYGHNDFDLDNTLYVFTSGRYEFRNKGVDMFIEGMARLNHRLKENGSKTTVVAFIIMPAQVSSLTVESLKGQAVVKSLRDTIENIEQGIGKRMYERCLSWKEGDNMPDEKDLITSQDRVLLRRRLFAMKRHALPPVVTHNMANDHEDPILNQIRRVQLFNQSSDRVKIVFHPEFLNSSNPVLPLDYDDFVRGTHLGVFPSYYEPWGYTPAECTVMGVPSITTNLSGFGCYMEELIENSSDYGIYIVDRRMKGVDDSVNQLADFMYNFTLKSRRQRINQRNRTERLSDLLDWKRMGLEYVKARQLALRRAYPSSFETSEDYFDIIGGTEQKISRPLSVPGSPRDRSGMMTPGDFASLQEVKEGLSTEDYVAWRLPTSEEEDPDDNFFPLTLRAKKSDRASSPLDRISINGGQSPS
- the NMT1_2 gene encoding NMT1/THI5 family protein (COG:P;~EggNog:ENOG410PFME;~InterPro:IPR015168,IPR027939;~PFAM:PF09084;~go_process: GO:0009228 - thiamine biosynthetic process [Evidence IEA]); this encodes MSTDKITFLTNWHATPYHAPLYLAQSKGFFAEQGLKVALLEPNDPSDVTEIIGSGKVDMGFKAMIHTLAAKARNFPVTSIGSLLDEPFTGVVYLKDSGITEDFRSLKGKKIGYVGEFGKIQIDELTKYYGMTADDYTAVRCGMNVTKAIINGTIDAGIGLENVQMVELAEWLATQNRPRTDVQMLRIDQLAELGCCCFCSILYIANDAFLEANPEKVTKFMNAVKRATEYVLAEPAKAYEEYVDMKPIMGSPVNRKIFERSFAYFSRDLKNVQRDWNKVTNYGKRLGILDAQFVSNYTNKYLSWTLDGDSADPLGDQKRMVKLQEQVASEGGFHRLEVAA